One window from the genome of Salvia miltiorrhiza cultivar Shanhuang (shh) chromosome 7, IMPLAD_Smil_shh, whole genome shotgun sequence encodes:
- the LOC130994163 gene encoding uncharacterized protein LOC130994163 — MPRRKDLSTFERASIIQFLLEDIKEGKVARGKIAAAVTRWSSSRSTINQIWAAAKKQIQQGELIASLDLSKRSTIRRLACGIQCSKSTVGRWIKLGLIKAHSNAIEPDLTAPNKLLRLRFSLEALEYDRIMRSVIFKNMHNTIHIDEKWFYITKSNQRFYLTPAETEPHRTCKNKKFITKVMFMCAVCKPIFSPDGECLFDGKIDIFPFTEMVPAKRKSKNREAGTMEWKPIQSITKEVAKWPSFASKVIYIQQDNARPHIKDNDPDFRAAASSDGFDIHLLSAQTLNKVFLSLQSCMIEILKVKGQNCYKIPHLKKDALIRQDMLPLNLEVDSRLVRECIVYLIEHGSISGSEGFLRQLPIGMIGGTIDGLTYSMQ, encoded by the exons ATGCCTAGGAGAAAAGATCTCTCCACATTTGAGAGGGCATCAATAATTCAATTCCTTCTTGAAGACATCAAGGAGGGGAAGGTTGCTAGGGGGAAGATTGCAGCAGCTGTTACAAGATGGAGCAGCTCACGAAGCACAATCAATCAGATTTGGGCAGCTGCAAAAAAGCAAATACAACAGGGTGAG TTAATTGCTAGCTTAGACTTGTCCAAAAGATCTACCATTCGAAGGCTTGCATGTGGGATCCAATGTAGCAAAAGTACTGTGGGAAGATGGATTAAGCTAGGGCTGATCAAAGCTCATTCAAATGCTATTGAACCCGATCTTACTGCTCCTAACAAGTTGCTTAGGCTACGGTTTTCATTGGAGGCCCTAGAGTATGATAGGATCATGAGGAGTGTGATATTTAAAAATATGCACAACACAATCCACATTGACGAGAAATGGTTCTACATAACCAAGTCCAACCAAAGGTTTTACTTAACCCCTGCAGAGACTGAGCCTCATAGAACctgtaaaaacaaaaaattcatCACCAAGGTGATGTTTATGTGTGCAGTGTGTAAGCCTATCTTTAGCCCTGATGGAGAATgcctatttgatggaaaaataGACATTTTTCCATTTACTGAAATGGTACCAGCAAAGAGGAAGAGTAAGAACAGGGAGGCAGGCACAATGGAGTGGAAACCCATTCAAAGTATCACCAAAGAAGTG GCAAAGTGGCCAAGTTTTGCTAGCAAAGTCATCTACATACAGCAGGATAATGCGCGGCCACACATTAAAGACAACGACCCTGATTTCAGGGCAGCTGCCTCTAGTGATGGCTTTGACATACACCTG TTAAGTGCACAAACCTTGAACAAGGTTTTTCTTAGTCTACAAAGCTGCATGATTGAAATACTCAAGGTAAAAGGTCAAAACTGTTACAAAATTCCCCATTTGAAGAAGGATGCCTTGATTAGGCAGGATATGCTTCCTTTAAACCTTGAAGTTGATTCAAGGCTTGTTAGGGAATGCATAGTCTACCTAATTGAGCATGGGAGCATTAGTGGGAGTGAAGGTTTCTTAAGGCAGCTGCCTATAGGCATGATTGGAGGCACAATTGATGGGCTAACTTATAGCATGCAGTAG